Proteins encoded by one window of Nisaea sp.:
- a CDS encoding sulfite exporter TauE/SafE family protein, translated as MIESLLPDSVPLWACISLILFSYVTSAVTVAFGLGGGVMMLVAIGSVLPPLAVIPVHGVVQFGSNAGRAFVMREHTERKLFWFFLIGALIGVALAAQIVVSLPQAALQAVLACFILYTVWGPKLGKHKVPAAGFIGVGAVTSFATMFVGATGPLLAAFLPPDRYGKMVTVATHSACMTVQHGVKVVAFGIVGFAFPEWIPLIVAMIATGFLGTATGKKVLEWMPERAFAIGFKTVLTLLAARLLWVGVSSLIGS; from the coding sequence GTGATTGAATCCTTATTGCCTGACTCCGTGCCGCTATGGGCGTGTATATCGCTGATCCTTTTCAGCTATGTGACGTCCGCTGTGACTGTGGCCTTCGGTCTTGGGGGAGGGGTCATGATGTTGGTCGCGATCGGCTCCGTGCTGCCGCCGCTGGCGGTGATCCCGGTACATGGCGTTGTCCAGTTCGGCTCCAATGCCGGGCGCGCCTTTGTGATGCGTGAGCACACGGAGCGGAAGCTCTTCTGGTTTTTTCTGATCGGCGCCCTGATCGGTGTCGCGCTTGCGGCGCAGATTGTCGTTTCCTTGCCGCAGGCGGCCCTGCAGGCGGTGCTGGCCTGCTTCATCCTTTACACGGTCTGGGGACCGAAGCTCGGCAAGCACAAGGTGCCGGCGGCGGGTTTTATCGGGGTCGGCGCGGTTACAAGTTTCGCCACGATGTTCGTTGGCGCGACCGGCCCGCTGCTGGCCGCCTTTCTGCCGCCTGATCGCTACGGCAAGATGGTCACGGTGGCGACCCACAGTGCCTGCATGACGGTGCAGCACGGTGTGAAGGTCGTCGCGTTCGGCATCGTCGGCTTCGCCTTTCCGGAATGGATCCCGTTGATCGTCGCCATGATTGCGACAGGGTTCCTCGGCACGGCAACCGGCAAGAAAGTGCTGGAATGGATGCCCGAGCGTGCTTTTGCGATCGGCTTCAAGACCGTTCTGACATTGCTGGCGGCGCGTCTGCTCTGGGTCGGCGTCAGCAGCCTGATCGGGTCCTGA
- a CDS encoding DUF350 domain-containing protein translates to MSGVFSSLMAGLPYLIAHFAASLGMLLIGTLIYMRITAHDEMKLIREGNVAAALSLAGAILGLAIPLAFCLAASVSLVDILIWGTVTLVIQILVFRVTDLAIRNLSTRIEEGEIGAATLLVSIKLSVAALNAAAVSG, encoded by the coding sequence ATGTCCGGTGTCTTCAGCAGTCTGATGGCTGGTCTTCCGTATCTGATCGCGCATTTCGCGGCGAGTTTGGGAATGCTGCTGATCGGAACCCTGATCTATATGCGGATCACGGCACATGACGAGATGAAGCTGATCCGGGAAGGCAACGTCGCCGCCGCGCTGTCGCTTGCCGGCGCCATACTCGGCCTGGCGATCCCGCTTGCTTTCTGTCTGGCGGCCAGTGTCAGCCTTGTCGACATTCTGATCTGGGGCACGGTGACTCTGGTGATCCAGATCCTGGTCTTCAGGGTGACGGATCTCGCCATACGCAATCTTTCCACGCGCATTGAAGAAGGCGAGATCGGGGCCGCAACGCTCCTTGTCTCGATCAAGCTCTCGGTTGCTGCCCTTAATGCGGCGGCTGTTTCGGGCTAG
- a CDS encoding AsmA family protein, which produces MKKLVLTVLALIVVLGVVVLVGPSFVDWNSYKAEITRTVEEQTGRRLEIDGDISFQVLPAPRLSVEKLKLANVEGGSADTFVSAGALQIHVALAPLLSGKVKVASVTLKDPVVALEQFPDGRNNWTFSTPASKPEETAGSAGNTSADSGGDIDFSLDGATIANGRISFFDHATGETHSVASLDVALSASSLNGPFKLTGDFTYKDIPITLSAATGTIDAGHATPLETIVTLGNKAAELSYSGTLVLGDMPRLMGTIGATGKDLAAAGATLAPLGTGTDSLPAALAGPFKLSAKLEASAERAVLDELALSAGGLSAKGAVTALLAGGIDVDARLALERFVLDDVLAALASGKEAGGATPAATPAPANTATANFALPAGINADLVLTADAVDYRGGVIRQPRLEASLANGAAVLKVFSAQMPGGSDLSLSGTLKSASGSPQFTGRADFVSDNLRGTLGWLDIEIDSIAADRLRKGSLGANISASPEQIQLTDWTMDLDNTRVRGGLTLLLRDRPAFGLALDLGKINLDAYLPPEDQAGKTTPAASGKPASSGPSPMEQAAVALNSFDANIRIGFDEITVRKTPIIGGQLEARIQNGALSVSKLAIADLGGAKVTLSGSLAGAVSDPNTKLEFQIDAKSVTRLARLAGIEPSETLQRIGGATLTGSILGDLSALTIDATAKAAGATASVKGILHPLAQPLNVDLALKLQHPSVDKLAATLSPGAVPKDVTLGSLALAATVMSAPDGAYGVDATMDLGGGQLGLKGTIAPGPEQTALALDTRYAHPDVVALIRGFSPGYAPTKRDLGPATLVSRLEGNTDTLKINGLRLGLGPISLTGTASLALTGPRPKLTFAAESGTIAIDPWLPKGSAAPAGGVAPVVPVKSSSRTWSRESIDTSGLLAADANISLKAEKVLYGAYELDKLDLAAALENGALTVSRLTSGLFGGTLNGTASLKHGATPSAGLTLAIKNADVKQAAASAATGAPQVTGTLDYETSLNTKGRSEYALVSGLQGSGAVKVVNGSVEGFDLPAVSEQLKQLDRSVDFLVLAQRAMQGGTTPFESLTASYKITNGVLQSEDISLKSKAAEGRGTAVVNLPPQEMDVRTQFWLSEHPNSPPIGLRLTGPLDNPRKILDANKLQTFVLQRVIERGILRQFNKSPDSSSDGTTTTTPDSAPSQPVEKIDPQKALRGVLKGLLGN; this is translated from the coding sequence GTGAAGAAACTGGTTCTCACGGTTCTGGCGCTGATTGTCGTTCTGGGCGTTGTCGTCCTTGTCGGGCCCAGTTTTGTCGACTGGAACAGTTACAAGGCCGAGATCACCCGGACCGTCGAGGAACAGACCGGCCGCCGGCTCGAAATTGACGGCGATATCAGTTTCCAGGTGCTCCCGGCCCCCCGGCTGTCGGTTGAAAAGCTGAAGCTCGCAAATGTCGAGGGCGGCAGCGCCGACACCTTCGTTTCGGCGGGCGCGCTGCAAATCCATGTCGCACTCGCGCCGCTACTGAGCGGCAAGGTCAAGGTGGCGTCCGTCACCCTGAAAGACCCGGTTGTCGCGCTTGAGCAGTTTCCGGACGGCCGCAACAACTGGACATTCAGCACCCCCGCCAGCAAGCCGGAAGAGACGGCGGGCTCCGCCGGGAACACAAGCGCTGACAGCGGAGGGGATATCGATTTCAGCCTCGATGGCGCTACCATCGCGAACGGCCGCATCTCCTTTTTCGATCACGCAACGGGAGAAACACATAGCGTTGCCAGCCTGGATGTCGCCCTCAGTGCCAGCAGCCTGAACGGCCCCTTCAAGCTGACAGGCGATTTCACCTACAAGGACATCCCGATCACGCTGTCCGCCGCGACCGGCACAATCGACGCCGGCCACGCGACACCGCTGGAGACCATCGTCACCCTCGGTAACAAGGCGGCGGAGCTGAGCTATAGCGGCACCCTCGTGCTTGGCGACATGCCGCGGCTGATGGGCACCATCGGCGCCACCGGCAAGGATCTTGCCGCCGCCGGCGCGACACTGGCCCCGCTCGGCACGGGCACCGACAGTCTTCCGGCCGCGCTGGCCGGACCGTTCAAGCTGTCGGCAAAACTGGAAGCCTCCGCCGAGCGCGCTGTTCTCGATGAGCTTGCCCTGAGCGCGGGCGGACTCTCCGCGAAAGGTGCCGTAACGGCCCTTCTCGCTGGCGGCATAGACGTCGACGCGAGACTGGCCCTGGAACGGTTCGTGCTGGATGACGTGCTGGCAGCACTGGCCAGCGGCAAAGAAGCTGGCGGAGCTACACCCGCCGCCACACCGGCCCCCGCAAACACAGCCACTGCGAATTTCGCCCTCCCGGCCGGGATCAATGCGGATCTGGTTCTGACAGCCGATGCCGTCGATTATCGCGGCGGGGTCATTCGCCAGCCTCGGCTCGAGGCCTCGCTCGCCAATGGGGCGGCAGTGCTGAAAGTGTTCAGCGCGCAAATGCCCGGAGGCTCCGACCTCAGCCTTTCCGGCACCTTGAAAAGCGCAAGCGGCAGCCCGCAATTCACCGGCCGTGCCGACTTCGTTTCAGACAATCTGCGCGGAACGCTCGGCTGGCTCGATATCGAAATCGACTCTATTGCCGCCGACCGGCTGCGCAAGGGCAGCCTCGGCGCCAACATTTCGGCAAGCCCGGAACAGATCCAGCTGACCGACTGGACCATGGATCTCGACAACACCCGGGTCCGGGGCGGCCTTACCCTGCTTCTGCGGGACCGTCCGGCCTTCGGTCTGGCGCTGGATCTCGGCAAGATCAATCTGGATGCCTATCTGCCCCCGGAAGATCAGGCGGGAAAGACAACGCCCGCCGCATCCGGCAAACCCGCGTCGTCCGGCCCCTCCCCGATGGAACAGGCTGCGGTTGCCCTGAACAGTTTCGATGCGAATATCCGTATCGGGTTTGACGAAATCACGGTGCGCAAGACCCCGATTATCGGCGGTCAGCTTGAGGCACGCATCCAGAACGGAGCACTCTCCGTCAGCAAGCTCGCCATCGCCGACCTCGGCGGTGCGAAGGTCACTCTGAGCGGCTCCCTCGCCGGGGCGGTGTCGGACCCGAATACGAAACTGGAGTTCCAGATCGATGCCAAGTCGGTGACCCGTCTGGCACGCCTCGCCGGCATTGAGCCGAGCGAGACGCTGCAACGTATCGGCGGCGCCACACTGACCGGCAGCATCCTCGGCGACCTGTCCGCCCTGACCATCGATGCGACGGCAAAAGCAGCCGGCGCGACGGCTTCGGTCAAAGGCATCCTGCACCCGCTGGCGCAACCGCTGAATGTCGATCTGGCGCTCAAGCTGCAACATCCGAGCGTGGACAAGCTCGCGGCGACCCTGTCTCCCGGTGCGGTCCCGAAGGACGTTACGCTCGGCTCCCTGGCGCTTGCGGCGACCGTGATGTCGGCGCCGGACGGCGCCTATGGCGTCGACGCGACGATGGATCTCGGCGGCGGCCAGCTCGGCCTGAAGGGGACGATCGCTCCCGGTCCCGAGCAGACGGCGCTTGCACTCGACACGCGCTATGCTCATCCGGATGTGGTTGCCCTGATACGCGGGTTTTCGCCAGGTTACGCCCCGACCAAGCGCGATCTTGGTCCGGCAACCCTGGTAAGCCGCCTGGAAGGCAATACCGATACTCTGAAAATCAACGGCCTGCGGCTCGGTCTTGGACCGATCTCGCTGACAGGGACGGCCTCGCTCGCCCTCACCGGACCGCGCCCGAAACTGACGTTCGCCGCTGAATCAGGCACCATTGCCATTGACCCCTGGCTGCCCAAGGGTAGTGCCGCACCCGCCGGCGGCGTTGCCCCGGTTGTGCCGGTGAAAAGCAGCTCACGGACATGGTCGCGGGAGTCGATCGACACATCGGGACTGCTCGCCGCCGATGCGAATATCAGCCTGAAGGCGGAAAAGGTTCTCTACGGCGCCTATGAGCTGGACAAGCTGGACCTGGCCGCAGCGCTGGAGAATGGCGCATTGACCGTATCCCGCCTGACCTCCGGTCTGTTCGGCGGCACCCTGAACGGCACGGCCTCCCTGAAACACGGCGCCACGCCATCGGCCGGCCTCACCCTCGCCATCAAGAACGCCGATGTGAAACAGGCCGCGGCCTCCGCTGCGACCGGCGCGCCCCAGGTCACCGGCACCCTGGATTATGAAACCAGCCTGAACACCAAAGGCCGCAGCGAATACGCATTGGTTTCCGGACTGCAGGGCAGCGGCGCCGTGAAAGTGGTCAACGGCAGCGTCGAAGGCTTCGACCTGCCTGCGGTAAGCGAGCAGTTGAAGCAGCTCGACCGCTCCGTCGATTTCCTGGTGCTGGCCCAGAGGGCCATGCAGGGCGGCACGACACCGTTCGAAAGCCTGACCGCGAGCTACAAGATCACCAACGGAGTGCTGCAGTCGGAAGACATCTCGCTCAAGTCGAAGGCCGCCGAGGGCCGCGGCACCGCCGTCGTCAATCTGCCGCCGCAGGAAATGGATGTCCGCACCCAGTTCTGGCTCAGCGAGCATCCGAACTCGCCGCCCATCGGCCTGCGGCTCACCGGGCCACTCGACAATCCGCGCAAAATCCTCGATGCCAACAAGCTGCAGACTTTCGTCCTGCAGCGGGTAATCGAGCGCGGTATCCTCAGGCAGTTCAACAAGAGCCCGGACAGCAGCAGCGACGGCACAACCACAACGACACCCGATTCCGCGCCGAGCCAACCGGTCGAGAAGATCGATCCGCAAAAGGCGCTGCGCGGCGTGCTGAAAGGGTTACTCGGGAACTGA
- a CDS encoding putative quinol monooxygenase, giving the protein MYVITVEFHIRPAMAAAFREAMLENAVASLRFEPGCNQFDVCFDPQDPAHCFLYELYDDEGAFKDHLASDHFKAFDSRVAPMIEQKNVSVWERA; this is encoded by the coding sequence ATGTATGTCATCACCGTCGAATTTCATATCCGGCCGGCCATGGCGGCGGCGTTCAGGGAGGCAATGCTGGAGAATGCGGTGGCCTCGTTGAGGTTCGAGCCCGGATGCAATCAGTTCGATGTCTGCTTCGATCCGCAAGACCCGGCGCATTGCTTTCTTTATGAGCTCTATGACGACGAAGGGGCCTTCAAGGACCATCTCGCAAGCGACCATTTCAAGGCCTTCGACAGTCGCGTCGCGCCGATGATCGAGCAAAAGAATGTGAGTGTCTGGGAGCGTGCCTGA
- a CDS encoding ribbon-helix-helix domain-containing protein: MPDPARIRKRTVTVSGHVTSVSLEEAFWDVLKEIAAARDLSINGLVSEVDATRSGNLSSALRVFVLSELLTGKPSVPE, translated from the coding sequence ATGCCGGACCCGGCGCGCATACGCAAAAGGACCGTGACGGTCTCCGGCCATGTCACCTCCGTATCGCTGGAAGAGGCGTTCTGGGATGTGTTGAAGGAGATTGCCGCTGCCAGGGATCTCTCGATCAACGGTCTCGTCTCCGAGGTGGATGCAACGCGCAGCGGCAATCTTTCAAGTGCGCTGCGCGTGTTCGTTCTGTCTGAACTGCTGACCGGAAAACCGTCAGTTCCCGAGTAA
- a CDS encoding serine protease, producing MRSLPPEKLGILGAVSAIVLAGLFEWGGDLMRPAPEAFPDRSGYAAPPVRDLPPGRTPRRPLPPPSLYDIKLRIEEREKIGSGVGTAFVVSPDYWLTARHVVEGCDRLGFVVDRQHVVPIRSDAVLHPDADIALVRADAGRSPALSLGPLPDIGDVGYHYGFPGTGKGRVSSALLGRGELHGKSLRGIGRLVLVWAETGREGVAPGSLGGISGGPTLDASGRLVGIAIASNTRRGRVSTVAPRTIQQMLNSGKVPVQEAKQAGWAGAPSFSELEQIGTVRQLYCKVGS from the coding sequence ATGCGCTCTCTTCCGCCTGAGAAACTGGGAATACTCGGCGCCGTGTCAGCTATTGTGCTGGCCGGGTTGTTCGAGTGGGGCGGGGATCTCATGCGGCCGGCACCGGAAGCTTTTCCTGACCGCTCCGGATATGCAGCGCCGCCGGTTCGGGATCTGCCGCCGGGCCGGACGCCGCGCCGGCCTCTGCCGCCACCGAGCCTGTACGATATAAAGCTGAGGATCGAAGAGCGCGAAAAGATCGGTAGCGGCGTTGGTACAGCGTTCGTTGTATCGCCGGATTACTGGCTGACCGCGCGGCATGTCGTCGAGGGATGTGACCGGTTGGGGTTTGTCGTCGACCGGCAGCATGTGGTGCCTATCAGGAGTGATGCGGTGTTGCATCCGGATGCTGACATTGCGCTTGTCCGCGCTGATGCCGGGCGGTCACCAGCGCTCTCTCTTGGTCCGCTGCCGGATATCGGCGATGTCGGATACCATTACGGTTTTCCCGGAACCGGGAAGGGGCGTGTTTCCTCTGCGCTGCTTGGGCGCGGTGAGCTTCATGGAAAGTCGTTGCGCGGCATAGGTCGTCTTGTTTTGGTCTGGGCCGAAACCGGGCGTGAAGGTGTGGCGCCGGGCAGCCTCGGCGGAATCAGTGGTGGGCCAACGCTGGATGCATCGGGGCGTCTGGTCGGCATCGCCATAGCCTCGAACACAAGGCGCGGGCGTGTCTCAACGGTTGCGCCGCGCACGATCCAGCAGATGCTGAACAGCGGAAAAGTTCCGGTTCAGGAAGCGAAGCAGGCCGGGTGGGCCGGGGCCCCGTCCTTCTCCGAGCTGGAGCAGATCGGGACCGTCCGGCAGCTCTATTGCAAGGTGGGCAGCTAA
- a CDS encoding protoglobin domain-containing protein, with amino-acid sequence MAEQTETWRQAFNEIDQGALLALKQTWPLVEKGLPSILDQFYRHIASDPEIAANLEQGPDPDILKQAQSRFWESFFNDGFNDDYLARSREIGELHTGIGLGQRWHTAAAAFIQPRLFSLIASKYKRADDAVRYCGAVAKAIALGMDLAQGAAGSSDETEKLKHQVLNLADTLEREIDQTVEEVMLQAGRVAELTNGLAVAATEMATLINEVRGATDITAGNVNSVAAATEELSASSQEIAEQVSDSARLTAEATDSAEGARERVSALEEATKNISSVVGLINSIAAQTKLLALNATIEAARAGEAGKGFAVVASEVKSLAQQTENAIQEVSQHTAGVQTATRSSVEAITGIAAKIADVNGISSGVASAVEEQLAATSEIGRSSNEASEMTGQVAASIAKVAEHAERTSQSATAIETLAKNVSTNVSDMKRRLGIVVRAGEDTNRRGTDRIPTVINGTIQFGPIKAEGFIADLSPRGALLLCDGQETVEPATLGSVTLPNGVRIPARVVAATSLGIHAAFENIDAMAAEMIGAMIEQAMGENDVFRDICVTAAQEAENAFASAVNSGRISIEDMFDSQYAAMPGTNPAQYSTRFVDLTDELLTPIQEHHKDRDDRIRLLCATDRNGYIGTHNAAVSQPQRPDDPVWNAANCRNRRIFDDRAGLLAAGNKEPHQLQTYVRDMGGGKKVLLKEIDAPITLSGRHWGNMRCAFVP; translated from the coding sequence ATGGCGGAACAGACTGAAACCTGGCGGCAGGCATTTAACGAAATCGATCAAGGGGCCCTGCTGGCCCTCAAGCAAACCTGGCCTCTCGTCGAAAAGGGGCTGCCGTCCATCCTGGATCAATTCTACCGCCATATCGCCTCCGACCCGGAAATCGCCGCAAACCTGGAACAGGGCCCGGACCCTGACATCCTCAAGCAGGCGCAGAGCCGGTTCTGGGAATCGTTCTTCAATGACGGGTTCAACGACGATTATCTCGCGCGCTCCCGAGAGATCGGCGAGCTTCATACCGGGATCGGCCTCGGCCAGCGCTGGCATACCGCCGCAGCCGCCTTCATCCAGCCGCGCCTTTTCAGCCTGATTGCCAGCAAGTACAAACGTGCCGACGATGCTGTGCGGTATTGCGGCGCCGTGGCAAAGGCCATCGCGCTGGGTATGGATCTCGCGCAGGGTGCCGCCGGCTCGTCAGATGAGACAGAAAAACTCAAGCATCAGGTCCTCAACCTCGCCGACACCCTTGAACGCGAGATCGATCAGACCGTGGAAGAGGTCATGCTGCAGGCCGGACGGGTCGCCGAGCTGACAAACGGCTTGGCCGTTGCTGCCACCGAGATGGCGACGCTGATCAACGAAGTGCGCGGCGCGACCGACATCACCGCCGGAAATGTGAACTCCGTCGCCGCCGCGACCGAGGAGCTCAGCGCCTCAAGCCAGGAAATCGCCGAGCAGGTCTCGGACTCAGCGCGGCTGACGGCAGAGGCAACTGACAGCGCCGAGGGCGCGCGTGAGAGGGTTTCGGCCCTCGAAGAGGCCACGAAAAACATCAGCTCCGTCGTCGGTCTGATTAACTCCATCGCAGCACAAACGAAGCTGCTTGCCCTGAACGCGACAATCGAGGCCGCCCGTGCAGGCGAGGCCGGGAAAGGCTTCGCGGTCGTCGCCTCCGAGGTGAAATCGCTGGCACAACAGACCGAAAATGCCATCCAGGAGGTCAGCCAGCACACCGCCGGCGTGCAGACCGCGACCCGTTCCTCGGTCGAGGCCATCACCGGGATCGCTGCAAAAATTGCGGATGTGAATGGAATCTCATCCGGGGTTGCTTCCGCCGTCGAGGAGCAATTGGCTGCAACCAGCGAGATCGGCCGATCCTCGAACGAGGCATCGGAAATGACCGGTCAGGTCGCCGCCTCCATCGCCAAAGTTGCCGAACATGCGGAGCGCACCAGCCAGTCGGCAACCGCGATCGAAACCCTAGCGAAAAATGTCAGCACGAATGTGAGCGACATGAAACGCCGGCTCGGCATCGTTGTGCGGGCAGGTGAAGATACGAACCGCCGGGGGACCGACCGGATCCCGACCGTGATCAACGGGACGATCCAGTTCGGCCCCATCAAGGCAGAAGGCTTCATCGCCGATCTCTCGCCACGCGGCGCCCTGCTGTTGTGCGACGGTCAGGAAACCGTAGAGCCGGCAACGCTCGGCAGCGTCACCCTTCCCAACGGGGTCCGCATTCCGGCCCGCGTGGTTGCCGCCACCTCTCTCGGCATCCACGCCGCCTTCGAGAATATCGACGCCATGGCCGCCGAAATGATCGGCGCCATGATTGAGCAGGCCATGGGTGAAAATGACGTCTTCCGGGACATTTGCGTCACGGCCGCACAGGAAGCCGAGAACGCCTTTGCCAGCGCCGTCAACTCGGGGCGGATTTCCATCGAGGATATGTTCGACAGCCAATACGCGGCGATGCCGGGCACCAATCCGGCACAATATTCGACCAGGTTCGTCGATCTTACCGACGAGTTGCTGACGCCCATACAGGAGCACCACAAGGACCGGGACGACCGCATCCGGCTGCTCTGCGCTACCGACAGGAACGGCTATATCGGCACGCACAACGCCGCAGTTTCGCAGCCGCAACGCCCAGACGATCCGGTCTGGAACGCTGCGAACTGCCGCAACCGGCGGATTTTCGACGACCGGGCGGGGCTGCTGGCGGCGGGCAACAAGGAGCCGCATCAGCTTCAGACCTATGTCCGGGATATGGGCGGCGGAAAGAAAGTGCTGCTGAAGGAAATCGATGCGCCAATCACGCTTTCCGGACGCCATTGGGGCAACATGCGCTGCGCCTTCGTTCCCTGA